ATCGGGCCGTGCATGCCCCCCTCGTGGCCGCGGCCCATCTCGTCCCAGTAGTTGCGCGCCAGTTCCAGTTTCGGCCGGGTCGGCAGCTTGACCTGGGTCATGGCGACCAGGTCGTCGAAGCCTGCCTCGCCGGCGGCCTCCTGGGTCAGGAACCACTGCAGGTCCCCCAGGCCGGCCTCGCAGGCCAGCCAGTCGAACAGCGGATCCCACTGCCCCGGTCCCGAGGTCTTCAGTTCCTCGAACCAGGCGATGAAGCCTGCGGGGTCGGTCGGGACATCGGCGACCAGCGGCGCGACCCACGCGCGGAAGGCCTCCACATAGGCGCCCTCCAGCCGCTGCATGCGGGCGTTCTCGTTGATCTCCGCGCGCCAGTCCGCGCCGGGCGTGGCGACGGCGAGGCGACGGTGGTTCCAGTGCGCCAGGCCCTTGTGCAGGGCCTCGGCGTCGGGAAACTCCGGGCTGAAAGCACCCAGTTGCGAAAGTCTAAGGCCGGCGAACACGCATATCTCTCCCTGGACAGGGTGGCGAAGCGCATCAGGCTGGCACTTTGTTCCTCCGTCGGACTTCCGACGTTTCGCCCTACATCCGGCGGCTGACGGCGAAGTCCGCCAGGTCTTCCAGGGCCGGGCGCCAGGAATTATTGGCGGCAAACTCGGCCAGTTGGCTCTTGGCGGCCACGGCGTAGTCGCTGGCCAGGTCGAGGGTCGCGTCGTCGGCGCCGGACGAGGAGATCAGGCCGGACGCACGCTCGAAGTCGCCGTCCTGCTGGTCCAGACGGTCTACGGTGCGCTGCCAGAACGCCGCCTCTGCCTCGCCCGTGCGGGCGATGGCCAGCAACAGCGGCAGGGTGGCCTTGCCCTCGCGGAAGTCATCGCCGGGGTTCTTGCCCAGGCTTTTGCTCGTGCCGCTGTAGTCCAGGGCGTCGTC
This genomic stretch from Phenylobacterium sp. LH3H17 harbors:
- a CDS encoding iron-containing redox enzyme family protein, with amino-acid sequence MFAGLRLSQLGAFSPEFPDAEALHKGLAHWNHRRLAVATPGADWRAEINENARMQRLEGAYVEAFRAWVAPLVADVPTDPAGFIAWFEELKTSGPGQWDPLFDWLACEAGLGDLQWFLTQEAAGEAGFDDLVAMTQVKLPTRPKLELARNYWDEMGRGHEGGMHGPMLERTTRALGLTPAIDRTLWQSLALANTMTAFATNRRYVYQSIGALGAVELTAPTRVGCVAEGLKRVGVAPEARKYFVLHAQLDIEHSKAWNAEALEPLVAETPDCARFIAEGALMRLICGEQCFETYRAHLWAHAHPVVYAAE